In one window of Candidatus Brocadiaceae bacterium DNA:
- the uvrA gene encoding excinuclease ABC subunit UvrA gives MTTDARTALAHAPVAEDGRIHVLRACTHNLKGIDLELPRDALVVVTGLSGSGKSSLAFDTLYAEGQRRYIESLSSYARQFLEQMPRPDCDLVAGLPPTIAIRQEMSGTGPRSTVATTTEVYDRLRLLFARLGTARCPDCGAEIRHQTLEQIVAAIRDLPAGTRLALLAPLVRGRRGHYRELFDRIRADGYVRVRVDGVVRDLDDLDRLDRYKVHDIEVVIDRLVVRRTDTARLADSVRTALAAGGGACIALLESGREVLFSRTLACPECGRSIPEPHPNTFSFNSPYGRCETCSGLGTVEEFDEDLVVPDRSLSLAAGAVEPWARTGGRTGRRLQTMMKELTEALGIDPQRPFRRISAPLRRALLTGEGLEERTGLPARHAVIPSLREFMDAGPSYGRHMFGRYLAHRPCPACRGARLRPEALAFRVAGLTISEMTALSVGEGLAQIDGLTFEGSRERIAAPIRKDVRERLRFLMDVGLHYLTLDRRSNTLSRGEYQRIRLATQIGSGLTGVCYILDEPSIGLHPRDNERLLDSLERLREAGNTVLVVEHDEATIRRSDWVVDLGPGAGRAGGHVVFSGPAADLQAAPDSLTGRYLSGRESIPIPERLRTPRRGRAITITGASEHNLKDIEAIIPLGLFCCVTGVSGSGKSTLVNDVLHRALARRLYGSRPRPGRHRSLRGASKVRQVLEIDQSPIGRSPRSCPATYTKVFDDIRRAFAETRQARIRGFGPGRFSFNSKEGRCPVCGGLGEKQIEMSFLPDVRVTCEECRGRRFGEQTLQIALRGKSIADVLAMTVEEALEFFRTHPPIERKLRTMREVGLDYLTLGQPSTTLSGGEAQRIKLTRELGKVATGDTLYILDEPTTGLHFDDVRKLLRIFHNLADRGNTLVVIEHNLDVIKNADYILDLGPEGGDAGGCVVACGPPEQVIRAPRSHTGRALEPLFRGRKPRIRLET, from the coding sequence ATGACGACTGACGCCCGCACCGCCCTCGCGCACGCCCCGGTTGCGGAAGACGGCCGCATCCACGTCCTGCGCGCCTGCACGCACAACCTCAAGGGCATCGACCTGGAGCTGCCACGCGACGCGCTGGTCGTCGTCACCGGGCTGAGCGGCAGCGGCAAGTCGTCGCTCGCCTTCGACACGCTCTACGCCGAGGGGCAGCGCCGCTACATCGAAAGCCTGTCCAGCTACGCCCGGCAGTTCCTGGAGCAGATGCCGCGGCCGGACTGCGACCTGGTGGCGGGCCTGCCCCCGACGATCGCCATCCGCCAGGAGATGAGCGGCACCGGCCCGCGGTCCACGGTGGCGACGACCACGGAGGTCTACGACCGCCTCCGGCTGCTCTTCGCCCGCCTCGGCACGGCCCGGTGCCCCGACTGCGGCGCCGAGATCCGGCACCAGACGCTGGAGCAGATCGTGGCCGCCATCCGCGACCTGCCGGCCGGCACCCGCCTGGCCCTGCTGGCGCCGCTCGTGCGCGGCCGCCGCGGCCACTACCGCGAGCTGTTCGACCGCATCCGCGCCGACGGCTACGTCCGCGTGCGCGTCGACGGCGTCGTGCGCGACCTGGACGACCTCGACCGCCTGGACCGCTACAAGGTGCACGACATCGAAGTGGTCATCGACCGGCTCGTGGTCCGGCGCACCGACACCGCGCGCCTGGCCGACAGCGTGCGCACGGCCCTGGCCGCCGGCGGGGGCGCGTGCATCGCCCTGCTGGAGAGCGGACGCGAGGTGCTGTTCAGCCGCACACTGGCCTGCCCGGAATGCGGCCGCAGCATCCCGGAGCCCCACCCCAACACGTTCTCGTTCAACAGCCCCTACGGCCGGTGCGAGACGTGCAGCGGCCTGGGCACGGTGGAGGAGTTCGACGAGGACCTGGTCGTGCCCGACAGGTCGCTCAGCCTGGCGGCGGGGGCCGTGGAGCCCTGGGCACGCACGGGCGGCCGCACCGGTCGCCGCCTCCAGACCATGATGAAGGAACTGACCGAGGCCCTGGGCATCGACCCCCAGCGGCCGTTCCGCCGCATCTCCGCCCCGCTGCGCAGGGCACTGCTGACCGGAGAGGGCCTGGAGGAGCGCACCGGGCTCCCGGCGCGCCACGCCGTCATCCCCAGCCTGCGCGAGTTCATGGACGCCGGGCCGTCCTACGGCCGGCACATGTTCGGCCGCTACCTGGCCCACAGGCCCTGCCCGGCGTGCCGCGGCGCCCGCCTGCGGCCGGAGGCGCTGGCGTTCCGCGTGGCCGGGCTCACCATCAGCGAGATGACGGCGCTGAGCGTCGGCGAGGGGCTGGCGCAGATCGACGGCCTGACGTTCGAGGGCTCGCGCGAACGCATCGCCGCGCCGATCCGGAAGGACGTCCGCGAACGGCTCCGCTTCCTCATGGACGTCGGCCTGCACTACCTGACGCTGGACCGCCGGTCCAACACCCTGAGCCGGGGCGAGTACCAGCGCATCCGCCTGGCCACGCAGATCGGCAGCGGGCTCACGGGCGTCTGCTACATACTCGACGAACCGTCGATCGGCCTGCACCCGCGCGACAACGAACGCCTGCTCGACTCCCTGGAGCGTCTGCGCGAGGCCGGGAACACGGTGCTGGTCGTCGAGCACGACGAGGCCACGATCCGGCGCAGCGACTGGGTGGTGGACCTGGGGCCGGGCGCCGGGCGCGCGGGCGGGCACGTCGTCTTCAGCGGCCCCGCCGCAGACCTGCAGGCCGCACCCGACAGCCTCACCGGCCGCTACCTGTCCGGGCGGGAGTCGATCCCCATCCCGGAACGCCTCCGCACGCCCCGCCGGGGCCGGGCGATCACCATCACGGGTGCGAGCGAGCACAACCTGAAGGACATCGAGGCGATCATCCCCCTCGGCCTGTTCTGCTGCGTCACGGGCGTGAGCGGCAGCGGCAAGAGCACGCTGGTCAACGACGTCCTCCACCGGGCGCTGGCCCGACGGCTGTACGGCAGCCGCCCCCGGCCGGGCCGGCACCGTTCGCTGCGGGGCGCCTCGAAGGTCCGACAGGTGCTGGAGATCGACCAGAGCCCCATCGGCCGCAGCCCCCGCTCCTGCCCCGCCACCTACACCAAGGTGTTCGACGACATCCGTCGCGCCTTCGCCGAGACCCGGCAGGCCAGGATCCGCGGCTTCGGCCCCGGGCGGTTCTCCTTCAACAGCAAGGAAGGCCGCTGCCCCGTCTGCGGGGGACTCGGCGAGAAGCAGATCGAGATGAGCTTCCTGCCCGACGTGCGCGTCACATGCGAGGAATGCCGCGGCCGCCGGTTCGGAGAGCAGACGCTGCAGATCGCCCTGCGCGGCAAGAGCATCGCCGACGTGCTGGCCATGACCGTCGAGGAGGCCCTGGAGTTCTTCCGCACGCATCCGCCTATCGAGCGGAAGCTGCGCACCATGCGCGAGGTCGGCCTGGACTACCTGACGCTGGGCCAGCCGAGCACGACGCTCAGCGGCGGGGAGGCCCAGCGCATCAAGCTCACGCGCGAACTCGGCAAGGTCGCCACGGGCGATACGCTCTACATCCTGGACGAGCCGACCACGGGCCTGCACTTCGACGACGTCAGGAAGCTGCTGCGCATCTTCCACAACCTGGCCGACCGGGGCAACACGCTCGTCGTCATCGAGCACAACCTGGACGTGATCAAGAACGCCGACTACATCCTGGACCTGGGCCCCGAGGGCGGCGACGCCGGCGGCTGCGTGGTCGCCTGCGGCCCGCCCGAGCAGGTGATCCGCGCCCCCCGGTCGCACACCGGCCGCGCGCTCGAGCCCCTGTTCCGGGGGCGCAAACCCCGAATCCGTCTGGAGACCTGA
- a CDS encoding HAD-IIA family hydrolase — protein sequence MTDPTPLPIADVPAVRSLLDRLSGFIFDLDGTLYIGGELIPGADAAVDGLRRLGKKVAFVSNKPIGTRQEYAEKLNRLGVACSVDEVINSALVAARYLQKHRPGARCFPVAEPPVIKELLDHGLRISDDPEQIDVVVVAFDRTFDYRKLNIAYRAALHGAELIATNPDRTCPMPDYDLPDAACMIAAIEACTQRKVHPIVGKPSPIMLQEALDLVGLQPRQCAMLGDRPETDMQMARDAGLTGMLVLTGVTGPDDLATLAVRPDCVLSSVLTLADACR from the coding sequence ATGACCGACCCGACCCCGCTCCCGATCGCCGACGTCCCCGCCGTCCGGTCACTGCTCGACCGCCTGAGCGGCTTCATCTTCGACCTCGACGGGACCCTTTACATCGGCGGCGAGCTGATCCCCGGCGCCGATGCCGCCGTGGACGGCCTGCGCCGACTCGGCAAGAAGGTCGCCTTCGTCAGCAACAAGCCCATCGGCACCCGCCAGGAATACGCGGAGAAGCTCAACCGGCTCGGCGTCGCCTGCTCGGTCGACGAGGTCATCAACTCCGCCCTGGTCGCCGCCCGCTACCTTCAGAAGCACCGCCCCGGCGCCCGTTGCTTTCCCGTGGCCGAACCGCCCGTCATCAAGGAACTGCTGGACCACGGCCTGCGCATCTCCGATGACCCCGAGCAGATCGACGTCGTCGTGGTCGCCTTCGACCGCACGTTCGACTACCGCAAGCTCAACATCGCCTACCGCGCCGCCCTCCACGGCGCCGAACTGATCGCCACCAACCCCGACCGCACCTGCCCGATGCCCGACTACGACCTGCCCGACGCGGCCTGCATGATCGCCGCCATCGAAGCATGCACCCAACGGAAGGTCCACCCCATCGTCGGCAAGCCCTCCCCCATCATGCTCCAGGAGGCGCTCGACCTGGTCGGGCTCCAGCCCCGCCAGTGCGCCATGCTCGGCGACCGCCCGGAGACGGACATGCAGATGGCACGCGACGCCGGCCTGACCGGCATGCTGGTGCTCACCGGCGTGACCGGCCCGGACGACCTGGCGACCCTCGCAGTGCGCCCGGACTGCGTGCTTTCGTCGGTCCTTACGCTCGCCGATGCCTGCCGCTGA